Proteins encoded together in one Synechococcus sp. A15-62 window:
- a CDS encoding carbohydrate ABC transporter permease — protein sequence MRNSLSAWAFLLPAVVLISLSVLVPALMALVMSFTATGLDVSEPLRFVGLANLERLLSDPMARQVLFTTFLYLVGVVPPIVLGALALAVLVNQGLPGRSLLRGAFYTPVLVSIVVAAIAFRWLYAENGLINGWLSALLGDAFSPIGFLTTPQLALPAVMLVTLWKGLGYYMVIFLAGLQGIPKELYEAAELDGSEGWRKHLDITLPLMGPYVTLVAVVSSIAATKVFEEVFLMTQGGPADATRTIVYYVYDQAFAELEISYACTLGLALFLMVLLFTMVRLAFAGDRPLI from the coding sequence GTGCGCAACTCTCTTTCGGCCTGGGCGTTCCTGCTGCCGGCTGTGGTGCTGATCAGTTTGTCGGTGCTGGTGCCGGCCCTGATGGCTCTGGTGATGAGCTTTACCGCCACGGGGCTGGATGTCAGTGAACCCCTGCGTTTTGTCGGTTTGGCCAACCTGGAGCGCCTGCTGTCGGACCCAATGGCGCGGCAGGTGCTGTTCACCACCTTTCTCTACCTGGTTGGTGTGGTGCCTCCCATCGTTCTGGGGGCGCTGGCGTTGGCGGTGCTGGTGAACCAGGGGCTGCCCGGTCGGTCTCTTCTGCGGGGCGCTTTTTATACGCCGGTGCTGGTGTCGATCGTTGTTGCAGCCATCGCCTTTCGCTGGCTCTATGCCGAGAACGGACTGATAAATGGATGGTTGAGTGCTCTGCTCGGTGATGCCTTCAGCCCGATTGGTTTTCTCACCACGCCGCAACTGGCCCTGCCCGCCGTGATGTTGGTGACCCTCTGGAAAGGACTGGGCTACTACATGGTGATCTTCCTGGCGGGTCTTCAGGGCATTCCCAAGGAGCTCTATGAGGCGGCGGAGCTGGATGGCAGCGAGGGTTGGAGAAAACATCTCGACATCACCCTGCCCTTGATGGGGCCCTACGTGACCCTGGTCGCTGTGGTGTCGTCGATAGCGGCCACGAAGGTGTTTGAGGAGGTGTTCCTGATGACCCAGGGAGGTCCTGCGGATGCCACCCGAACCATCGTTTATTACGTGTATGACCAGGCCTTTGCCGAATTGGAGATCAGCTACGCCTGCACCCTTGGCCTGGCCCTGTTCCTGATGGTGCTGCTGTTCACCATGGTTCGGTTGGCCTTTGCCGGCGATCGGCCGCTGATCTGA
- the aroB gene encoding 3-dehydroquinate synthase: MTTITPLHHIRVALERNPYEVVIGNGGLARLGQQILDAGVQASRRVLVVSNPDVANPYGDACLNSLREAGFSVELLVIDAGEHQKTPATVAEIHDAAYNAKLERSSLMVALGGGVVGDMTGFAAATWLRGIQVVQVPTTLLAMVDASIGGKTGVNHPRGKNLIGAFHQPRLVLIDPSTLNTLPEREFRAGMAEVIKYGILGDTALFEELEACPNPSTPAGLGSERLSSILQRSAAAKARVVAADEKEGGLRAILNYGHTFGHVVETLCGYGTWLHGEAVAIGMVAVGELAVLRGSWSREDAERQRRLIDSAGLPTAWPDLAADAVLDSLQGDKKVRDGRLRFVMPTGIGSVEIRDDVSRDEILSCLERLKG, from the coding sequence ATGACCACAATCACCCCGTTGCATCACATCCGCGTTGCGCTGGAGCGCAATCCCTACGAGGTTGTGATTGGAAACGGCGGCCTGGCCAGACTTGGTCAGCAAATCCTGGACGCTGGGGTGCAGGCTAGTCGGCGTGTGCTGGTGGTCAGCAATCCCGATGTCGCCAACCCCTATGGCGATGCCTGCCTGAACAGCCTCAGAGAGGCAGGTTTCAGCGTGGAGCTTTTGGTGATTGACGCCGGCGAACACCAGAAGACGCCCGCCACGGTGGCGGAGATCCACGATGCGGCTTACAACGCCAAGCTCGAACGCAGCTCCTTGATGGTGGCCCTCGGCGGCGGCGTTGTGGGGGACATGACCGGTTTTGCGGCAGCCACCTGGCTGCGCGGCATCCAGGTGGTGCAGGTGCCCACAACCCTGCTGGCCATGGTGGATGCGTCAATCGGGGGTAAGACCGGGGTCAACCATCCCCGCGGCAAAAACCTGATCGGTGCCTTTCACCAGCCGCGGCTGGTGCTGATCGATCCCTCGACCCTCAACACCCTGCCCGAACGCGAGTTCCGGGCCGGCATGGCCGAAGTGATCAAGTACGGAATCCTCGGTGACACGGCGCTGTTCGAGGAACTGGAGGCCTGCCCCAACCCGAGCACGCCCGCTGGGCTTGGATCGGAACGCCTGAGCTCGATCCTGCAGCGATCGGCCGCGGCCAAGGCCCGGGTGGTGGCCGCCGACGAAAAGGAAGGAGGCTTACGAGCGATCCTCAACTACGGCCATACCTTCGGCCATGTGGTGGAGACCCTCTGCGGCTATGGCACCTGGCTGCATGGCGAGGCGGTTGCCATTGGCATGGTGGCCGTGGGTGAACTCGCCGTGCTGCGGGGCAGCTGGAGTCGCGAGGATGCTGAGCGCCAACGCCGGCTGATCGACAGCGCCGGACTCCCCACCGCCTGGCCCGATCTCGCCGCCGATGCGGTTCTGGACAGCTTGCAGGGGGACAAAAAGGTGCGCGACGGTCGCCTGCGCTTCGTGATGCCCACCGGCATCGGATCCGTTGAGATCCGCGATGACGTCAGTCGCGACGAGATCCTCAGCTGCCTTGAGCGCCTGAAAGGCTGA
- a CDS encoding class I SAM-dependent methyltransferase produces the protein MELLQRPAFSPMEPMVASCPDWLATHLHQSGGAVPFSRFMDLALNEPEHGYYGSGRARIGAQGDFVTSPALGSDFAALLAPQILAWLTSISRSDPDQRLSIVEIGPGEGHLARDLVAALRGADPELLARIELVLVEANPGMRRRQQALLQEADDLPLRWCSLDDLRRAPVHGVVIAHELLDALPVERLIWREGSFQQQWVELNPNGGLQMTHRPLPDGLHQEIRRVCNQGGIQLPPPDAPEGWTTEWNSALPDWFAAAAAALDAGVLLVIDYALEAQRYFTARRSDGTLMAVCAQQAGLSPLDQPGEQDLTAHLCIEVVDEAAQRNGWLVGDQAKQGEALLALGLAQRLHGLQQLPGQQLAEALQRREALLRLVDPAGLGAFRWLTYLRGLPEGGFSLSGAQGS, from the coding sequence ATGGAACTGCTGCAGCGACCGGCATTCTCTCCAATGGAACCGATGGTTGCGTCCTGTCCTGACTGGTTGGCAACGCATCTGCATCAGTCGGGGGGTGCCGTTCCGTTTTCCCGGTTCATGGATCTGGCTCTGAATGAGCCGGAGCACGGGTATTACGGCTCAGGCCGTGCACGCATTGGTGCCCAGGGTGATTTCGTCACCTCCCCAGCGTTGGGCAGTGATTTCGCAGCCCTTCTGGCTCCTCAGATCCTGGCCTGGCTGACGTCGATTTCCCGTAGCGATCCTGATCAACGCCTGTCGATCGTGGAAATCGGTCCTGGCGAGGGTCATCTGGCCCGGGATCTGGTCGCTGCGTTGCGTGGTGCTGATCCAGAGCTGTTGGCTCGGATCGAATTGGTGTTGGTGGAGGCCAACCCCGGGATGCGGCGGCGGCAACAGGCTCTGCTGCAAGAGGCGGACGATCTGCCGCTGCGCTGGTGTTCCCTGGACGACTTGCGCCGCGCTCCGGTTCATGGAGTGGTGATCGCCCATGAGTTGTTGGATGCTCTTCCGGTGGAGCGCTTGATCTGGCGGGAGGGATCCTTCCAGCAGCAGTGGGTGGAGCTCAATCCAAACGGTGGCCTGCAAATGACTCATCGGCCTCTCCCCGATGGTTTGCACCAGGAAATCAGGCGTGTTTGCAACCAAGGCGGCATTCAGTTGCCGCCCCCCGATGCCCCAGAAGGGTGGACCACGGAGTGGAACAGTGCATTGCCTGACTGGTTCGCGGCGGCCGCCGCCGCCCTGGATGCGGGTGTGCTGCTGGTGATTGATTACGCCCTGGAGGCCCAGCGTTACTTCACAGCCCGGCGCTCCGACGGCACCTTGATGGCTGTTTGCGCTCAGCAGGCGGGGCTGTCGCCCTTGGATCAGCCCGGTGAGCAGGACCTCACGGCCCACCTCTGCATCGAGGTTGTTGATGAGGCGGCCCAGCGCAATGGCTGGCTGGTGGGTGACCAGGCCAAGCAGGGCGAGGCACTGCTGGCCCTAGGGCTTGCGCAGCGTCTGCATGGGCTGCAGCAGCTACCGGGCCAACAGCTGGCGGAAGCCCTGCAACGCCGCGAAGCCCTGCTTCGCCTGGTGGATCCTGCGGGGCTGGGTGCGTTCCGCTGGCTCACCTACCTCCGCGGGTTGCCGGAAGGCGGCTTCAGCCTTTCAGGCGCTCAAGGCAGCTGA
- a CDS encoding TPM domain-containing protein, with the protein MGTHHIRHLWSLVVVALVSLGVLVTPAEAYDNPELLPDHPTPVIDLAKVFSDTQRSQLEASLADVEERTGWKMRVLTQYERTPGLAIREFWGLDESSLLLVADPRGGNLLNFNVGDAYFAMMPRTYWVELQTRYGNQYYVKDHGEDGAVLDALNAVEICLDRGGCQVVPGLPQEQWLWTLTTSIFGGLIAGFAAYPRKEGETIAWAWLLLLSPLWVMLFGVFGVAPVVTRTSEVMPLLRNGVGFLAGGIAAYLIAQATVGRKLQNDAEG; encoded by the coding sequence ATGGGAACACATCACATCCGACATCTGTGGAGCCTTGTCGTGGTGGCTCTGGTCAGCCTGGGTGTTCTGGTGACCCCGGCTGAGGCCTACGACAACCCGGAGCTGCTACCGGATCACCCCACCCCGGTGATCGACCTCGCCAAGGTGTTCAGTGACACCCAGAGAAGCCAGTTGGAGGCATCCCTGGCGGATGTGGAGGAACGCACCGGCTGGAAGATGCGGGTGTTGACCCAGTACGAACGCACACCAGGTCTGGCCATTCGCGAGTTCTGGGGGCTGGATGAAAGCAGCCTGCTGCTCGTGGCCGACCCCCGCGGCGGGAACCTGCTGAACTTCAACGTTGGCGATGCCTATTTCGCGATGATGCCGCGCACCTACTGGGTGGAGCTGCAGACCCGCTACGGCAACCAGTACTACGTGAAGGATCACGGCGAGGACGGAGCCGTGCTGGATGCCCTCAATGCGGTGGAAATCTGTCTGGACCGTGGTGGCTGTCAGGTGGTGCCTGGCCTTCCCCAGGAACAGTGGCTTTGGACGCTGACCACATCGATCTTCGGCGGCTTGATTGCCGGCTTTGCGGCCTACCCACGGAAGGAGGGCGAAACCATTGCCTGGGCCTGGTTGCTGCTGCTCTCACCGCTGTGGGTGATGCTCTTCGGGGTCTTCGGCGTTGCCCCTGTGGTCACACGCACCTCCGAAGTGATGCCCCTGCTGCGTAATGGGGTCGGCTTCCTGGCTGGTGGCATCGCGGCTTATCTAATCGCCCAGGCCACGGTTGGTCGAAAGCTTCAGAACGACGCTGAGGGTTGA
- a CDS encoding glycoside hydrolase family 104 protein translates to MAISAFIGRQTLQAAVIVGVLPALCSPLSARASLLPAASRAQLIHTSEFQPSRAIPYVITPERRAMLNTIRFAEGTWKGGLDVGYRVMFGGGLMPSLDRHPNRVIYSSRYASAAAGAYQFMPFTWNLVQRSIGVRGFGPEAQDQGALFLIQRRKALGLTDTGVLSPLLAAMLAPEWASFPTLAGRSYYGQPVKKYARLRSFYDVNLAELRRLRDIKRQALVAPPPALCTGSRIECATRL, encoded by the coding sequence ATGGCTATCTCTGCATTTATCGGTCGTCAGACGCTTCAAGCGGCCGTGATCGTCGGAGTTCTGCCTGCCCTCTGTTCCCCACTGTCGGCCCGGGCGAGCCTGTTGCCCGCCGCCTCGCGGGCGCAGTTGATTCACACCTCTGAGTTCCAGCCCAGCCGGGCGATTCCCTACGTGATCACGCCCGAACGTCGGGCGATGCTTAACACGATCCGCTTCGCGGAAGGTACCTGGAAAGGTGGCCTCGATGTGGGCTACCGGGTGATGTTCGGAGGTGGTTTGATGCCTTCCCTAGACCGTCATCCCAACCGGGTGATCTACAGCTCCCGCTACGCCAGTGCAGCTGCTGGGGCCTACCAGTTCATGCCCTTCACCTGGAATCTGGTTCAGCGCAGCATCGGCGTGCGCGGTTTCGGACCTGAGGCCCAGGACCAGGGCGCGTTGTTCCTGATCCAGCGGCGCAAAGCTTTGGGTTTGACCGACACCGGTGTTCTCAGCCCGCTTCTCGCAGCCATGCTGGCTCCCGAATGGGCGTCCTTTCCCACCCTTGCCGGTCGCAGCTATTACGGCCAACCCGTCAAAAAATATGCGCGTCTGCGTTCCTTCTATGACGTGAATCTTGCGGAGTTGCGTCGTTTGCGTGATATCAAGCGCCAGGCGCTCGTCGCTCCTCCCCCGGCACTCTGCACCGGGTCGCGCATTGAATGCGCCACCCGGCTCTGA
- a CDS encoding TIGR04168 family protein yields the protein MRLAIAGDLHGAWGDADEQLLQQLRPDAVLFVGDLADGDLRLTRRITRLPFPVAVILGNHDRGRDRSGGILEQQRAVLGDLHCAWRSIHWPELPLTVVGARPCSAGGGFHLSKAVEAVYGPVSLEASAERIVQAAAEVPADQPLIVMAHCGPSGLGSDAASPCGRDWKPPAVDWGDQDLALALDRMAKHRPADLVIFGHMHHALKRGSGVRQTLLRHRHGTALINAACVPRSGVDGQGRMLLHLSWAEFQGSRLTQLAHRWYTPDAELIHQERLPIDAPLPC from the coding sequence CTGCGCCTTGCCATTGCCGGTGATCTGCACGGCGCCTGGGGCGACGCGGATGAGCAGCTGCTGCAGCAGCTCAGGCCTGACGCTGTTCTTTTCGTTGGTGACCTCGCTGATGGAGATCTGCGGCTGACGCGCCGGATCACGCGGCTTCCCTTCCCCGTTGCCGTGATCCTGGGAAACCACGACCGCGGGCGAGATCGCAGTGGCGGCATCCTCGAGCAACAACGCGCTGTGCTCGGCGATCTCCATTGCGCTTGGCGCTCGATCCATTGGCCGGAGCTTCCGTTGACTGTTGTGGGTGCGCGTCCCTGCAGTGCTGGTGGGGGGTTTCACCTCTCGAAAGCTGTGGAGGCGGTGTACGGTCCGGTGTCGCTTGAGGCTTCAGCCGAGCGAATCGTTCAGGCCGCAGCTGAAGTTCCCGCTGATCAGCCCTTGATCGTGATGGCCCACTGCGGTCCCTCGGGCTTGGGATCTGATGCCGCCAGTCCCTGCGGACGTGACTGGAAGCCCCCGGCGGTGGACTGGGGGGATCAGGATCTGGCCCTTGCCCTGGACCGCATGGCCAAGCACCGACCCGCCGATCTGGTGATCTTCGGTCACATGCACCATGCCCTCAAGCGCGGTTCCGGTGTACGCCAGACGCTGTTGCGCCATCGCCATGGAACCGCTCTGATCAACGCCGCCTGTGTGCCTCGTTCAGGGGTGGATGGGCAGGGGCGGATGCTGCTGCATCTCTCTTGGGCTGAATTCCAGGGTTCCCGCCTCACCCAGCTCGCCCATCGCTGGTACACCCCCGATGCTGAGCTGATCCATCAGGAGCGGTTGCCGATCGATGCTCCGCTGCCGTGCTGA
- the nadA gene encoding quinolinate synthase NadA, which produces MSADTAVVAAINRLRQDRNAVILAHYYQEPEIQDIADFVGDSLELSRKAASTDADVIVFCGVHFMAETAKILSPEKTVVLPDLEAGCSLADDCPADEFARFRAEHPDHFVVSYINCTAAVKAQSDLICTSSNAVDLVNQLPADQPVLFAPDQNLGRWVQQQSGRELTLWPGRCIVHETFSEEAVLALKHEHPTAEVIAHPECQQNLLDLADFIGSTSKLLNYAEQSSCNSFIVLTEPGILHQMQQRVPEKTLLDVPGIDGCSCNACPYMRLNTLEKLKACLETLTPAIEMDEPMRLKAMKPMQRMLEMSR; this is translated from the coding sequence ATGAGCGCTGACACCGCCGTTGTTGCGGCGATCAACCGGCTCCGCCAGGACCGCAATGCCGTGATCCTGGCGCACTACTACCAGGAACCGGAGATTCAGGACATCGCCGATTTCGTTGGTGACTCCCTAGAGCTGTCGCGAAAGGCCGCCAGCACGGATGCCGATGTGATCGTGTTCTGCGGTGTGCACTTCATGGCGGAGACCGCCAAGATTCTGAGCCCGGAAAAGACGGTGGTGCTGCCGGATCTAGAGGCCGGTTGCTCTCTGGCGGACGACTGCCCCGCTGATGAGTTCGCCCGCTTTCGTGCAGAACACCCCGACCACTTTGTGGTGAGTTACATCAACTGCACGGCAGCGGTGAAGGCGCAAAGCGATCTGATCTGCACCAGCAGCAATGCCGTTGATCTGGTGAACCAACTGCCTGCCGATCAGCCCGTTCTCTTCGCCCCGGATCAGAACCTGGGGCGCTGGGTTCAGCAACAGAGCGGTCGCGAGCTGACCCTCTGGCCAGGACGCTGCATCGTTCATGAGACCTTCAGCGAAGAAGCCGTTCTGGCCCTCAAGCACGAACATCCCACGGCTGAAGTGATCGCCCACCCCGAATGCCAGCAGAACCTGCTGGACCTGGCGGATTTCATTGGATCCACCAGCAAGCTTTTGAATTACGCCGAACAAAGCTCCTGCAACAGCTTCATCGTTCTGACGGAACCAGGGATCCTCCATCAGATGCAGCAACGGGTTCCGGAGAAAACCCTGCTCGACGTGCCAGGGATCGATGGATGCAGCTGCAATGCCTGCCCCTACATGCGGCTCAACACCCTGGAAAAACTGAAGGCATGCCTGGAGACCCTCACGCCTGCGATCGAGATGGATGAACCGATGCGTCTGAAGGCCATGAAACCCATGCAGCGCATGCTTGAGATGAGCCGGTGA